One Setaria italica strain Yugu1 chromosome I, Setaria_italica_v2.0, whole genome shotgun sequence DNA window includes the following coding sequences:
- the LOC101776263 gene encoding sucrose transport protein SUT4 produces MDSGAGGGGVTAIRVPYRHLRDAEMELVSLNGTPRAGDAPPKDPEHRNGDAAHHEGSRGSSRTKLVLACMVAAGVQFGWALQLSLLTPYIQTLGIDHAMASFIWLCGPITGFVVQPCVGVWSDKCRSKYGRRRPFILAGCLMICAAVTLVGFSADLGYILGDTTEHCSTYKGSRFRAAIVFILGFWMLDLANNTVQGPARALLADLSGPDQCNSANAIFCSWMAVGNILGFSAGASGNWHRWFPFLTTRACCEACGNLKAAFLIAVVFLLFCMSVTLYFAEEIPLEPKDAQGLSDSAPLLNGSRDDGHTLNEQNNERLPNGHVDRNNVSANSNTEEFTDVNSNLNRDNGEVFNDGPGAVLVNILTSMRHLPPGMHSVLVVMALTWLSWFPFFLFDTDWMGREVYHGDPNGDLSERKAYENGVREGAFGLLLNSVVLGIGSFLVDPLCRMFGARLVWAISNFTVFICMMATTILSWISSDLYSSKLHHIIGANKTVKIAALVVFSILGLPLSITYSVPFSVTAELTAGTGGGQGLATGVLNLAIVVPQIVVSLGAGPWDALYGGGNIPAFALASIFSLAAGVLAVLKLPKLSNSYQSAGFHGFG; encoded by the exons ATGGActccggcgccgggggcggcggggtcaCGGCCATCCGCGTGCCCTACCGCCACCTCCGCGACGCCGAGATGGAGCTCGTCAGCCTCAACGGCACCCCGCGTGCCGGGGACGCACCGCCCAAGGACCCGGAACACCGGAACGGCGACGCGGCACACCACGAGGGGAGCCGCGGCAGCTCCAGGACCAAGCTCGTGCTCGCCTGcatggtcgccgccggcgtgcaGTTCGGCTGGGCGCTGCAGCTCTCCCTCCTCACCCCCTACATCCAG ACCCTAGGAATAGATCATGCCATGGCGTCATTTATTTGGCTCTGTGGACCTATAACCGGTTTTGTG GTTCAACCATGTGTCGGtgtgtggagtgacaaatgCCGTTCAAAGTATGGGAGGAGACGACCATTTATATTGGCTGGATGCCTAATGATATGTGCTGCT GTAACTTTAGTCGGATTTTCTGCAGACCTTGGTTACATCTTAGGAGATACCACTGAGCACTGCAG TACATATAAAGGTTCAAGGTTTCGAGCTGCTATTGTTTTCATACTTGGATTCTGGATGTTGGACCTTGCAAATAATACGGTGCAG GGCCCCGCTCGTGCCCTCCTAGCTGATCTTTCAG GTCCTGATCAGTGTAATTCTGCAAATGCAATATTCTGTTCATGGATGGCTGTTGGAAATATTCTTGGCTTTTCAGCTGGTGCGAGTGGGAATTGGCACAG ATGGTTTCCTTTTCTAACAACAAGAGCCTGCTGCGAAGCTTGTGGTAATTTGAAAGCGGCTTTCTTAATTGCAGTT GTATTTCTTTTGTTCTGCATGTCTGTTACCCTGTACTTCGCTGAAGAGATCCCACTAGAACCAAAGGATGCACAAGGACTATCTGATTCTGCTCCTCTACTGAATGGGTCTAGAGATGATGGCCATACATTGAATGAACAAAATAATGAAAGACTTCCTAACGGCCATGTGGATAGAAACAATGTCTCAGCCAACTCCAACACCGAGGAATTTACGGATGTGAATTCCAACTTGAACAGGGACAATGGAGAAGTTTTCAATGATGGACCAGGAGCAGTTTTGGTCAACATTTTGACCAGCATGAGGCATCTACCTCCAGGAATGCATTCAGTGCTTGTAGTTATGGCTTTAACATGG TTGTCATGgtttccctttttcctttttgacaCCGACTGGATGGGGCGTGAAGTTTACCATGGGGATCCAAATGGAGACTTGAGTGAGaggaaagcttatgaaaatGGTGTCCGAGAAGGTGCATTTGGTTTGCTATTGAATTCT GTTGTCCTTGGTATTGGTTCCTTCCTTGTTGATCCATTATGTCGGATGTTTGGTGCAAGATTGGTTTGGGCAATCAGCAACTTCACAGTGTTCATCTGCATGATGGCTACGACGATACTAAGTTGGATCTCTTCTGATCTATACTCGAGTAAACTGCATCACATCATTGGAGCAAATAAAACAGTCAAGATTGCTGCATTGGTTGTTTTCTCTATTCTTGGATTACCACTCTCC ATCACTTACAGTGTTCCATTTTCTGTAACCGCCGAGCTGACTGCCGGGACAGGAGGTGGACAAG GTTTGGCTACAGGAGTCCTAAATCTTGCTATTGTCGTTCCCCAG ATAGTAGTGTCACTCGGAGCAGGTCCATGGGATGCTCTCTATGGGGGAGGAAACATCCCTGCATTCGCCTTGGCTTCGATCTTCTCCCTGGCAGCTGGTGTGCTCGCAGTTCTCAAGCTACCGAAGCTGTCAAACTCGTATCAGTCTGCCGGTTTCCATGGATTTGGTTGA
- the LOC101775858 gene encoding probable prolyl 4-hydroxylase 3: protein MAPSRPLMRGIRPPRVFPTRAGRASPYALALTALLLVSAFLLALIAFGVFSLPVSAPNAATTNAAGAGGGETESADARPARPRPRRDLGEGLGERGAQWTEVISWEPRAFVYHNFLSKEECEYLIGLAKPHMVKSTVVDSTTGKSKDSRVRTSSGMFLQRGRDKVIRTIEKRIADFTFIPVEHGEGLQVLHYEVGQKYEPHFDYFLDEFNTKNGGQRMATLLMYLSDVEEGGETIFPDANVNSSSLPWYNELSECARRGLSIKPKMGDALLFYSMKPDATLDPLSLHGGCPVINGNKWSSTKWMHVHEYKA, encoded by the exons ATGGCGCCGTCGCGCCCGCTCATGCGCGGgatccgcccgccgcgcgtcttccccacccgcgccggccgcgcctccccGTACGCCCTCGCGCTCACCGCCCTGCTCCTCGTCTccgccttcctcctcgcgctcatcgccttcggggtcttctcGCTCCCCGTGTCAGCGCCCAACGCAGCCACCAcgaacgccgccggcgccgggggaggGGAGACCGAGTCCGCCGACGCccggcccgcgcgcccgcgcccccgccgcgaCCTGGG GGAGGGGCTGGGAGAGCGGGGTGCGCAGTGGACGGAGGTGATCTCGTGGGAGCCCAGGGCATTCGTGTACCACAACTTCCTG TCTAAGGAAGAGTGCGAGTACCTAATTGGATTAGCCAAGCCTCACATGGTAAAATCAACGGTTGTTGATAGCACCACTGGCAAAAGCAAGGACAGCAGGGTTCGTACAAGTTCAGGCATGTTTCTTCAAAGAGGAAGAGACAAGGTTATTCGAACAATTGAGAAGAGGATAGCAGATTTCACCTTCATACCTGTAG AACACGGTGAGGGACTCCAAGTGCTGCATTATGAAGTTGGGCAGAAGTATGAGCCTCACTTTGATTATTTTCTTGATGAGTTCAACACCAAGAATGGTGGTCAGAGGATGGCTACTCTTCTGATGTATCT ATCAGATGTTGAAGAAGGGGGTGAGACTATTTTCCCCGATGCAAATGTGAACAGCAGTTCTTTACCATGGTACAACGAGCTTTCAGAATGTGCCAGAAGAGGTCTTTCCATCAAACCAAAGATGGGAGATGCACTTCTTTTCTATAGCATGAAACCAGATGCCACTCTGGATCCATTAAGTTTACATG GGGGTTGTCCTGTGATTAATGGAAATAAATGGTCGTCAACCAAGTGGATGCATGTCCATGAGTACAAAGCTTGA